The following proteins are encoded in a genomic region of Maylandia zebra isolate NMK-2024a linkage group LG1, Mzebra_GT3a, whole genome shotgun sequence:
- the sinhcafl gene encoding SIN3-HDAC complex associated factor, like — protein sequence MFGFHKSKIYRSNEGCCICKTKSSSSRFTDSSRYEETFRLCFGLSEDRVGDICNACVLLVKRWKKLPLGSKKNWNHVVDARAGPGFKVTKPKKIKNGDGKKKSKLKKLHKFKRQNSDAHSTTSSVSPAQSPSYSNQSDDGSDIESKQRRSAPSIFSFLDRSYWKRQKVCCGIVYKGRFGEVIIDPRLFKPCCSSKKQKTLTSPTQVATHLPDTQHPEDIKETW from the exons ATGTTTGGCTTTCACAAGTCAAAGATCTACAGGAGTAACGAAGGCTGTTGCATCTGCAAGACCAAGTCCTCCAGTTCTCGATTCACAGACAGCAGTCGATATGAGGAGACATTCAGGCTGTGTTTTGG gCTCTCTGAGGATCGTGTTGGAGACATCTGCAACGCCTGTGTCTTACTGGTGAAAAGGTGGAAAAAGCTGCCTCTTGGCTCCAAAAAAAATTGGAACCAT GTGGTGGATGCAAGAGCAGGTCCAGGCTTTAAGGTGACAAAACCCAAGAAGATAAAAAATGGAGATGGGAAGAAGAAAAGCAAGCTAAAGAAGCTGCACAAGTTCAAGAGACAGA ACTCTGATGCACACAGCACGACCTCCAGCGTGTCTCCTGCCCAGTCTCCCAGTTACAGCAACCAGTCAGATGATGGCTCAGACATAGAGTCCAAGCAAAGACGCTCAGCTCCCTCTATCTTCTCCTTCTTGGACCGTTCCTACTGGAAAAG ACAAAAGGTGTGCTGTGGGATTGTCTACAAGGGTCGGTTTGGAGAGGTGATTATTGATCCCCGGCTTTTCAAGCCCTGCTGCAGTTCCAAAAAACAGAAGACACTGACATCGCCCACGCAAGTGGCCACACACTTGCCGGACACACAACACCCAGAAGACATAAAAGAAACCTGGTGA